In Bacillota bacterium, the DNA window TAATGCTGAATTGCGCCTTATCTAACAGTCCGGCCTCAGGGGGTGCAGTCCAAGGTCTATTTTTGCCGGGTTTGGCAGAACACACTTTTTCATAGATGTCACCACATATTAAGGCTCGTATTTTTTCCCGCCAAGAAGAAACGAATACGGGTAGTCAATAAAGTTATCTACTAAACCGTTGCGCACTGGATTTTCAAGAATAAAAGCTGCAGTGCTTACTATCTGATCCATAGGAAGAGTTTGCTCCCTGTAATCAGGTTGCCATACAGGACCTTTCCTCCCACCCTTAGCAAGGACATACTCAAATCTAAATCTTAACAAGTTAACAAAATGAGCTACCATAACGTTTCCCGGCTGGCAAAGGATATGTGCGTGATCCGGCATTATGCAGAATGCAAAAAGCTCATACTCATGAAGAGCGGTTGTTTCAAAAATCAGATAGGCTAGGTTATTGCAGTTGTTTGCTTTACTAAAAAGAGCTTCCTTGTGATAAGCCGTAATAACTACATGGTATATGAGCGGTAATGTATTTACATTATCTCGATCTCCATCTTGCTTTGTCAACAGCCGCATGCTCTCCATGAGATATTACAATAAATTAATCGTATGATGTGCACAATCCCCTTTAGGGATATTTTTAAAAATTTTTCTTAAGTTTTTGCCCTGACTTTCACACCCTTTGAGAAACTAAAGCAAACACTATCCTTTAGCCGGGATAAAGCAAACTGAAGACAGGGCGGGGGTGTCTTGTTGCGGAAGTTAGGAGGATTTGGTACTCCAAGCAATTTCACAATCGCACACTTTTTTGGTAACACTACTCTAAAACAGCAGGTAGCTAGATTGTCCGGTGCCTGTCACCTCATAATGCTTGGTATAGGTTCGCTTTGGGGATTTATAGAGGGCATTCTGATTCTTGTTGGGACTATCAACAAAGATGCGAGCAGCGTGCCTTTGAAGGACTAATCAATTCTAGATTTGCTTAGTATTCGATTTTGGCCAGGGCTATGTGCCCCGGCCATCTTTAGTTAGCTCTGCTATTGATTAACGCTAATGTGCTTAAGCACAACTAGTTGACAACCTCATGCTTAACCGCTAACTTAGTTATTATTAAGTCGTTATCTATTATGATGTCGTTGAGAAGGGTATATTATTTTTAGCAGTAGCTATAGGAGAGACCCATGAATGAAGATATCCTATATCCTAAAATATGTGGCAACAAAGCATGATTTGGAAAGCTTCGTAACAAGGGATGAATTTAGACAGTCACACAACGAGCTTCTCACACGTATGGACGAAATGACTACGATTCTAAAGCGGCTCGACCAAGAACGAGTTTTTACATTTGAGTATGTAAAAAGGCTTGAGATGGAAGTTGAGAGAAATCGTAAGGATATCGATCATATTAAAGATGTTTTAAAGATTAGTTGATTCTTAGACATAGAGCTAAGGATAAGTTGCCCCCACCCATTTATAAACCGTTATAAACCGCCTAACCGGTATGGCCGAGCATTTACTTTTGGCTCCAGCTGAAAGTGTGCAGTTTAAGTGTTGATACAACCCCTGCATGAGCCGAGGGCCAAAGAAGACCTGAGGATGAAGAGATACGGTCAGAAGGGTCTTCGCTAACGAGGTCGATATCAGGAACGCCCCCAATACCCAGTGGCTACTCTCGGCCAATGCTTTAGATACTGCCTTTAAGCTTCGATGCTTCTTGCCTTGCCGTCTCCGCTTTCTCAAGCATCCCAGCTTTTTTGTATGCGACCTCAAGTCCTTTAAGGGCTACAAACTTATCGGCATCACTCTCAGAAAGCAAGTATGCCCGCTCAAGATGGCTTATGGCAAGCCTGTAATCATTTTTATAGAAAAGGGCAAGCTGGCCTACGTTTAACTCCATCTCGGCCGAGTCTGGGTTAGCATTAAGTCCCTCTAGAGCAAACTCCCATCCCTCATCCGGCCTTTTAACTTTGTAAAGCAGATAGCTTCCCACGTAGTAGGCATCAACTATATGTGGGTCGAGCCAGGTGGTTAATCGATATAGAGGAATTAGCTCATCTTCTTTTTCGTTAAGCGCTCCATAATAGTTATCATGTAGGCGGTCGACTTTGAGCCAGATATAGGCCGCAGCGACTGACCTTAACCCGCCGAGAAGCTTTAGCGTAGTTGATGCGGTGGACTTAACGTGTGTCATCTCTAGTTCCATCTTGCCTCGCTCAGCATCGATTCCTACTTGAAGAAATATTGAAACAAATAAAAGAAGAGCGATGGTAATAGCAACTGTGATTTTCTTTACACCATAATTGGGTGTTAAGATGGTTGCTCTCACTAGAGCTCCTTTCTGCTAAGGGCTAGAGAGGCTACAGCGAGAAAGACTGCCGAGAAGATGGCAGAGTAAAGAAGCGACTCAACCATAAAACTTGTCTTTATAGTGATTCCTCGGGCGGCTGGCTCGCTTACGTTGAAGTTCTCAAGCGAGGGCAGCAGATACTTGAGCGCAAGCGCGATAGTCTTTGCCGCACCACTGCTTTCCATAGCACCCGCTAAGGCATCGTTTTTTACGTGACCCACAAAATAAAATAGGATGCATGCAAAGACGT includes these proteins:
- a CDS encoding transposase gives rise to the protein MTKQDGDRDNVNTLPLIYHVVITAYHKEALFSKANNCNNLAYLIFETTALHEYELFAFCIMPDHAHILCQPGNVMVAHFVNLLRFRFEYVLAKGGRKGPVWQPDYREQTLPMDQIVSTAAFILENPVRNGLVDNFIDYPYSFLLGGKKYEP